Genomic segment of Aquarana catesbeiana isolate 2022-GZ linkage group LG09, ASM4218655v1, whole genome shotgun sequence:
atttATCTAGGATGAGTTTTAATTCCTTTGTATGGTGAATAAAGTTCTTTAAATAAGTATGTGTGGGCATggtcaaaaatattggcacccccgCATTTCTGTccaataatgcaccacttcgcccagaaaattacaaatgtttaggcattctcttgtttatttcttttgtttatattggtTTGAcccaaaaaagtggagaaacaaaaagccaaatctgacgcTTCCCACGTAAAACACCAAAAAaaggactggacaaaattattattggtagcacaccccttggaaaaaataactgaaatcaatcactTCCTGTAACTATCTTGTtctctccagtgctttgtcttaaaccatttctgggtgctttttgacatgcACTTTGGGACATTGTCCttctgtaagacccatgacctctgacggagacccaactttctgacactgggccctacattgaaccccagaattctttggtagtcttcagatctcataatgccatgcacacggtcaagacatccagtaCCTGAAGCAGCAAagtaaccccaaaacatcagtgaacctccaccatgtttgattgtagggactgtattctattctttaaaggcctcatttattTTTCTGGAGATGGACTTATAACCTTGAGATTGTTTGTGGTTTTCCACagtttttgttctcaaatcctcagactattctttttttgcttttttacaattctttgctgctctttctcatctccatgctctgtgtggcacacacagacacacaatggaaAGGTTGAGTATATTTTTCACCATTTGAACTGCTTAccagtgtgatttctatattgtcagcacctgttaattgatacaggtgagtttaattacaaattacaagaGCATCACAAATTTGGATtgcaattattttttacaattttgagaaggtgccaataattttgtccagtccatttttggagttttgtcggatttggctttttgtttctccactttttttgtgtcataccaatacaaaaaaaaagaaataaacatgagaatgcctaaacatttgtaattgcaacaattttctgggcgtagtggtgcattatctgacagaaatgcaggggtgccaatatttttggccacgaCTGTAGGTCAACATTAAATCAAGCACTGATTAAGGGCAATTTTAAAGTGAATTCCAggaatttagttttttttgtaaagtgaaggcacactatgagtttaGTCTAAGAAGCTGCATTACATCTCCTGGTCTTATCTCTAGAATTTATATCTGACAGGTGTATTGCTTCTGCAGGATACTCCAGGATCTGAAAGGAGAGATTCACACAGAGCTGCTATGGctacccctcccctctgctgcccattcatagaagccttggtattttgtgactatGTTCACATAAAaccaaggcttctgtgattgggcaggaggaggggaggggcaggcatagcatCTGCAGTGACTCTCATTTTCTTGATGCAGAGCTTAGAAGGATCAGCATTGGGCTCCTAGAACTACAGTGATAGCTATCTTCCAGGAGTACTATAAAgttgtcagatataaataatagagctaaGCCCAGGAGTTGTCATGCACCTCACTGGACTTAACTAAATTTTTGCAAaagagctgaattcctggaattcaactttaagaaTTAGACACATAACTTTAATGAGGGTTACAGCCACATTATATGTTTTTCAGGGTTACAGTTATATCCTACCCTTAATTGATACACTTCCTgagtgtaaataaaaaaacaaaaaatcttgtTTTCATTCTAGAGAAAGTGCCCGTCTGTTTCGGACTTCGGCATAATTTTTTTGAATATTCATAAATCTCTTTATCCGTACAAATTTTGAGTCACCATAATATTGGTTCCATGAATACTCTGGCGAGAGGACCTTTGTAGGTTTGTAATACAGGAAATATCTGTTTAAATAGCTTTCATCATGCCAAAGAGCCTCTATGTTCTTTGCCTTATCTGCAAGCATGGCATGGTGGCAGTGGTTGGTCAGTTTGTAGACCTCCTCTATTTTGCCCCCAAAAAAGCTGCCAGTGTAGTAAAAATCCCCCTCGTCTGCTGGAATATATCCTGCAGACTGTGGTCTGCGTTCATTGGTAAATTTTGTTCGTGGTACTGCAAAGAAACCTGGGTGAATAACACCAATTACATCACTCAGTATCTCAGCTCCAATGTGGTAAGTAAATTTCATGTCAACATCAAGGCAGACTAAATAATCCACTTCAGAGGTGAATCGTACAAGTGCAAAATCTCGAATAATCTGCATCCGTCTCATGGTGATGTCCTGCCATCTTTTGTAGGAGGGGGCTTCTATGACAATTAACTGTCTATTCTGACCAAGGGTTATGTTAGGGATGTTATTGGGCTGATCAGTGAAGATGTAGTAATTGACCTGATATCCCACCATGAAGAACTCTTCAGCTGTTTCCAGAAAAGTCTTGATAAACTGAACATATCTGGAAAATAAGGACATTAAAAAGTTTTTGATTTAGTTTGGTTAATTGAAATGCTTATTATGCAATAAAACAGTCAATAATCTATGTATAGCTTTGGTGGTCAAAGAGTAgacactgacatcaccaaagggctacagaaaatattaaataaatataatacgACAGAAAGCTATCAGAGACAAGCAGACAAGCTATAGGAAGCTACAGTATATGGTTAAAAAATGTGGACATTCATTATGAAATTGTCATAGACTACAAACAAACTATAGGAGTGGTTGGAGGCTGTAGTCATTCTTCTAGAAACAGTCAGAGACACATTATATGGCACTACATTACAGGTTGCTGCCCTGTTAGAAATCAACAATTACACATTTTTGTAACCTGAAGCACGCAGAAAAAATGTCTTGTGCCACAAGATCCAATAAAAAGATCAGTTGgaactaaaaaaaacttaaaaagaaaagggataggtagccagaaaaaaagaaaaattgtgtaaAAGAAATTAACCAAACCACTTAACTACTAGAACCAagtctaagcccgggttcacacatgtgcattgcaaattgaagctccggtttcactgcaaagataaaaatcagttgttcagatgTTCCTCTgcattttagctgcggatcagtgagcagggagaggggggagaggggggaggtgtaatgaggagaaggagagaatatgtgttcagaacggaatgcatctgcaaatcagatgcgttcccatagaagataataggcttgtaattcacaccgcaatgcccagaaaacgcacacttttttgtgcaaagggcagtgcgaatgcaacgcacatatgtgaaccacatgcattcaaatgaatgtattttaaaatgtcctgcgaattggatgcggtgtaagccgcatctaatttacataggtgtgaacgggggctg
This window contains:
- the LOC141109007 gene encoding histo-blood group ABO system transferase-like — protein: MPGRNTSFNLRKLYINLQATHEEVGTRVVVTLDTAKAFDSVEWRKTDVLMVTPWLAPIVWEGTFNIDIINAQHHKAGTRIGLTVFAIRKYVQFIKTFLETAEEFFMVGYQVNYYIFTDQPNNIPNITLGQNRQLIVIEAPSYKRWQDITMRRMQIIRDFALVRFTSEVDYLVCLDVDMKFTYHIGAEILSDVIGVIHPGFFAVPRTKFTNERRPQSAGYIPADEGDFYYTGSFFGGKIEEVYKLTNHCHHAMLADKAKNIEALWHDESYLNRYFLYYKPTKVLSPEYSWNQYYGDSKFVRIKRFMNIQKNYAEVRNRRALSLE